In one Solanum dulcamara chromosome 1, daSolDulc1.2, whole genome shotgun sequence genomic region, the following are encoded:
- the LOC129889343 gene encoding uncharacterized protein LOC129889343, protein MSRSSDTLLCVFMLLGICIGIVKATATKPKIDNNKELFSTSSILSWWHRHHLPSIRWGLRRHPKKPLPPTHLAPSPSPAVSPSHMASSPTHAAPSLVDDVVSPPHTAPSWASAPTTSCIKMDDCLSDLITSVFKRKISLSTQCCKVAPTISDDCFYRRFVHSKRVPFFLVKVRNYCSHHQG, encoded by the coding sequence ATGTCGAGATCAAGTGACACATTATTATGTGTGTTTATGTTGTTGGGTATTTGCATAGGCATCGTTAAAGCCACTGCAACGAAACCCAAAATAGATAACAACAAGGAGTTGTTTAGTACTTCTTCAATTCTATCGTGGTGGCATCGTCATCATTTACCTTCAATTAGATGGGGGTTGCGTCGTCACCCAAAAAAACCATTACCACCAACTCACCTGGCTCCATCTCCATCTCCTGCGGTTTCGCCATCACATATGGCTTCTTCACCAACTCATGCGGCTCCATCCCTAGTTGATGATGTGGTTTCGCCACCACACACGGCTCCGTCTTGGGCCTCAGCTCCAACAACTTCTTGCATCAAGATGGATGATTGTCTATCAGATTTGATCACTTCCGTTTTCAAGCGTAAAATTTCATTATCTACACAATGCTGCAAAGTCGCTCCAACAATTTCAGATGATTGCTTTTACAGAAGGTTCGTGCACTCCAAGAGGGTACCGTTTTTCCTAGTCAAAGTGAGAAACTATTGCAGTCATCATCAAGGCTGA